In the genome of Chryseobacterium sp. 52, the window TTCTTAATCTTTACTTTATTGTCGGCCAGAGAATCAAACAAATTATTATGCTTTAAAAACTCCGATTTCAGTTGTGATGATCTTTCGTTCAGTTCTAAACGGTAATTCAACTCATTTTTGGATTTGAATGATGAATACGCATTTGAAGCAAGCGCCGTAAAAATTCCAGCCTGTACTCTGTCTTCAAGATCAATATGCTTAGGCTCCGAATTCTGACAGGTAACCAGTCCCCAAAGATGGTCATCAATAATAATAGAGACACTGAAACTGGAAGAAGCTCCGGAATTTTTAATATACTGCCCATGAACAGGTGACATTCCTCTTGAAGCGGCAAAACTAAGATCTATATTCTCAACCGTTCTGCTCATCAGTGGAACAGTCTCCGCATACACATTACTGAATATTCTTTTTCTTTTTCTTAAATAAAGTTCTCTTGCCTGTTTCGGAATATCAGACTCAGGATAATGAAGACCGAGATAACTTTCCATATCTTCATCCCTCTTTTCTGCAATTACTTTTCCCGAGCCGTCCATCATAAATTTATACACCATCATCCGGTCATAATTCACGATCTTGGAAAGTGTACTCAACAGCTGCTCCCAAAGTTCCTTCTCATTATCGATGACATAAAAATTGTCATATTTATTGGAAATACGCTTATTGGGATTTTCCAGTACCGCTTCAAATTCAAGGAAAATATGCTTACCATTTCTGAAAATAGAAATATGATATTCTTTCCCGCTGATAAAAACTTTATCAAAATGAGTTTCATTTTCTCTTTTTGTAAAACTATCAAGGGAAATGTAGAGATCCGAATCTATCACCGACCGGAAAATTTCAGGAAAATCCGTGAGGTGTCTGTCAAAAAGCTGTTCTGCATTTTCGATCCTAAATATATCCGTAATATTCTTGCTGAAAAAAGTAATGGAGTGAGACCCTGCATCAATGCCAATCAGATATCCAAAACTTTGTATATACCCAGGGATATGGATGGGTTCTTCATGACACTCTACAAAATTCATATATTTCTTTGATCTATCAAATATAACGATTTTTTTAACGACATATTACTTTGTGGTATCAAATCACGGAAGTCCTTAAAATGCTGTTATCCCTGAAATCCATGAGCTAAATCTATCTGAAATTCATCCAGATGCTCTTGCTCTTTCAATACTGATAAATGGTTTTAATTTATAATATACTAAAAATTTTGCAGCAAGTCAAGTCTGATTTTTCGATCATGATTCATCACATGAATTTTACATTAACACTTAAAATTATTATGTTAATTAAACAAAATTTATTAAATTTATATCACCAAATAATGAATACGCTTAAAAATTGTTGAATTTTTTGCAATATTTTCAATAAAGATTCCATTTAAATTCAAATAACATCAATATGAAAAAGTTCCCTTTAATTATTCTCACATTCATCCTTACTTCAGGAATCGGAAGCTGGTACGAAGCATGTACACGTATTGTATACAAAGGCCCCGATAATACAGTAATCACGGCACGATCCATGGACTGGCGCGATGAAATACCTGCCAACTTATGGGTATTTCCAAAAGGTATTCAGCGTAATGGTCAAGTCGGGCCATTATCTGTACAATGGACATCTCAATACGGAAGCATCATCAGCTCTTCATGGGACATCGCCTCTTCTGACGGAATGAACGAAAAAGGGCTTGTTGCCAACATGCTTTGGCTGGGTGAGTCCAAATACCCGGAATTCAACCCGAAAGGGAAACAAAAAGGCCTTGCCATCTCGATGTGGGCACAATATTTTCTGGATAATTTTGCCACTGTAAAAGAAGCCGTGGATCATCTCAAAACAGATCCGTTCATTATCGTAAGTGATTATATTCCCGGAACCGATAAATTTACCACAATACATCTTTCCCTTTCCGACGCATCAGGAGACAATGCTGTTTTTGAATATATCGAAGGTAAACTTGTCATCCATCACGACCCTAAATATACCGTAATGACCAACTCTCCCATTTTCGAGGAGCAGCTGGCTTTAAATAAATACTGGCAGGGAATACCGGGAACGATTATGCTTCCGGGAACCAATCGAGCTGCAGACCGTTTTGTAAGAGCATCTTACTATATCAATGCAATTCCACAGACCAGTGATACCCGTACAGCCGTAGCCAGTGTATTCAGTGTGATCAGAAACTGTTCCGTCCCTTACGGAATTACTTCCGAAACAGAGCCTAATATCTCATCCACAAGATGGCGTTCTATTTCTGATCAGAAAAATCTTGTTTATTATTTTGAAACGGTGTTTACTCCAAATACATTCTGGGTAAGCCTCAAAGATTTTGATTTGAGCCCCAAGGCCAAAATAATGAAACTGGATCTGAGCAATTTTCAGACTTATAACGGAAAAGCCAACAAAGATTTTAAGGAATCGAAACCTTTTAAATTCTTAGGCCTTTAATTAATACAATCATTTAACCCAAATACTATGACCTTTTTTTTACCCAAAAAGAGAAGCCTGATCTTTTGTGCCCTGCTGGCCGGTTTTTCAGCCAGTGCACAGATTCCGGACTCGCTCCAGCAGAATAAACAGGAGGAAGACAACGTGAAATACCCTGTACTTCAGATCAAAGGTCTTTTTCAGGCTCGCTATCTTGTAGGCATGACCAAAGATGTAGACGTAAACGGGATGCATCATGCGGACGGATCAGGAACCGGCAATAATTTCATGCTTAAATACATGAGAGTTCAGGTACGCGCGCAGATCAGCAAAAGAACAGAAGTTGTCGCACTCGCCAATCTCGCGGACTTTAAAAACGACCCCAAAAGCCGGGTTCTGGAAAATGCTTATCTGAAATACACTTTCAATCCTAAACTGGCATTTACTGTGGGACAGTTCAGACCCTGGTTCGGTATTGAAGAAACCTATCCTATTGACATCATTAAGTCGCTGGACTGGTCCAATCAGTATACCGAATTTGGAAAACTGGGCTGGACAAGTTTCCAGATCGGAATTTCAGCAACCGGACAGCTTCAATTAGGTAATATTCCCTTCCAATATGCAGTTTCGGTGGTCAACGGAAATGGGAAAAACCAAATCAATGATAACGACAACGGAAAACAGTATTCTACAAGGATGGTTTTTGGATTGTCTAAAAAATACAATTTCAATGTTGGCCTGAATGGTGGTATCGGAGATGTTTTAAGCAAGAAAGTGTACGCGGTAGGTATCGACCTCAGCTCAATGATCCAGTTTGACCCTAAATGGAGCCTGGACATGCAGCTTGAAGCCAAACAGGCAACCAATCATGTGCTGTATAACACGATGGATCCGGAACTGCGGCCTTCCAACCCTGATCAATATCTGATCCGTGGAGCTTATTTTCTTCCCAATGTAAGATACGAGATCAATCATAAAAACCTCAGCGCCTTCGAACTGTCATGCCGGTATGAATATCTTGATACCAATTTCAGGCTGAATTCAAATCCAAGACAGACTATTACCCCAATGTTCGGATTGGAATTCCTGAAAAACTACGGGGCAAGGATACAGCTGGGTGTACAGTTTGACCGCTACAAGCATCAGGTAGACAACACATCACAATACAACAATAATCTGTTCATTGTTCAGGTACAGAGTAGATTTTAACCGCTTAAACATTTATAAATCATGAAAGAAATTAATATCAGAAATATCGCGATAACGTTTGCCGTTGCGCTGATCATATGGTTTATCCCGGCTCCGGAGGGTGTTGCCGGGAATGCCTGGCATCTGTTTGCCATTTTTGCAGCAACCATCTTAGGAATTATTCTTAAAGCAGCTCCAATGGGTACGATGTGTATGATGGCTATTGCATTTACAGCTCTTACCCAGGTTGTGGCTCCGGGAGATGCGGGAAAATCAATCACCAAAGCACTTTCCGGATTCGGAGATAAAGTGATCTGGCTGATCGGGATCTCATTCTTTATTGCCAGAGGGTTCATCAAAACAGGATTGGGAAACCGGATCGCCTTTTTATTCATCCGGATTTTCGGCAAAAGTTCATTGGGACTGGCCTACGGACTTGGACTTGCAGATGTCTGTTTAGCTCCTGCCATTCCGAGTAATACGGCAAGAGGAGGTGGAATTATCTATCCTATTATGAAATCTATGGCAATAAGCTTCGACTCTGTTCCAGAAAAACCGGAAACCCACAGAAAACTGGGTTCTTTCCTGACTTTGAACAGCTATTATATGAACCTCATCGCTTCTTCCATGTTCCTTACCGGAACGGCGAGTAATCCGATGTGTCAGAAATTTGCAGCTAATCTTGGGATCAACATTACGTGGATGTCATGGGCTGCTGCCGGATTTGTTCCGGGATTAGTGGCATTCTTTGTAGTTCCGTTGGTTTTATACAAATTATATCCGCCTGAATTGAAAAAAACAGGTGATGCCCCGAAAATGGCAGCTCAGAAATTAAAAGAAATGGGACCTATTTCCAGAAATGAATGGCTGATGCTGTTGGCTTTCTTTATTCTTTTAGCTCTTTGGATATTTGGAGGCACTTTATCTATAGATGCTACCACAACGGCTTTCATTGGGCTTACCATGTTACTTCTTACTTCTGTACTGACCTGGGAAGACATTAAAGGGGAAAAAGGAGCCTGGGATACCATCGTATGGTTTGCCGTTCTTGTGATGATGGCCAGTTCTTTAAATGAGCTCGGCTTCATAGGCTGGTTCAGTGATCTTATTAAAGTAAAAATAGGTGGATTAAGCTGGCAGGTTGCCTTTCCGGTGATTATTGTCGTATACTTTTTCAGTCACTATATTTTTGCAAGTGCAACAGCCCACGTGGCAGCCATGTACGCAGCCTTATTAGGGGTTGGGGTTTCATTGGGAATTCCACCGATGTTGCTGGCTATGATGCTTGGGTTCTTAGGGTCAATTTATGGGGTTCTTACCCATTACGGACACGGTCCTGCTCCGGTATTCTACGGAAGCGGCTATGTAGAACTGAAAGCCTGGTGGCTTAGAGGTCTTGAAATAGGAATCGTATTGCTTATCATCTATATGGTAGTCGGAGGACTCTGGATGAAAGTTTTAGGATATTATTAATCATTAAATCAACAATATGCTGTCAACATTGTCAAGAAAAATGCTGATGTGTCTTACAGGACTTTTCCTGAGCTTCTTCCTGCTGATTCATTTCTTGGGAAATCTCCAGCTGTTTCTTCCGCCGGAGCAGGCACATCTTCAGTTTAATGCGTATTCTCATTTTCTGTCCGGAAATATTCTGATCAAAATGGTTTCGTATGTTCTGTATGCAAGTATTATTCTGCATGCTTTAGACGGGCTTATCATTACGTTAAAAAATAAAAAATCAGGAGGCGATTACCAATCAGAAAGACGCGGAAGAGCCAGTACATGGGCGTCCCGGAATATGGGAATTTTAGGGACACTCATCCTTATTTTTCTGGTGATTCATTTTCAGAATTTCTGGTATGTCTACAAATTTGGAACTCCTCCGCTCGATGAGAACGGAAACAAGGATCTGTATATTCTGGTAGTCACTGTTTTCAAAGAATGGTGGTATGTAATTATGTATGTACTTTCTATGGGAGCCTTATGCTATCATCTGATCCATGGAATTCACAGTGCAGCCAGAACGTTGGGGCTGTATCATCCTAAGTTTGTAAAATGGTTCAAAACCGCCGGAATTGCCTATTCAGTGATTATCAGTTTAGGGTTTGCCCTGATGCCGGTGTATGTATTTTTTACTGCCAATTAAACAGAAAAGTCATGATCTTAGATTCAAAAATACCAAAAGGCCCGTTGGAACAAAAATGGGACAATTATAAAAAGAAAGCCAAGCTCGTCAACCCTGCCAACCGTAAAAAACTGGATGTTATTGTGGTAGGAACCGGGCTTGCAGGAAGCTCTATTGCTGCTTCTCTGGGTGAAATGGGCTATCATGTCAAATCCTTCTGTTTTCAGGACAGTCCGAGAAGAGCGCATTCTGTAGCAGCACAGGGTGGTGTGAATGCAGCCAAAAATTATAAAAATGACGGTGACAGTGTTTACAGAATGTTTGTTGACACTTTGAAAGGCGGAGATTTCAGAGCGCGTGAAGCCAATGTTTACCGTATGGCAGAATGTTCTTTAAACCTTATTGACCAAGCGGTAGCACAAGGAGTTCCCTTCGGGCGTGAATATGGTGGCTACCTCAACAACCGCTCATTTGGCGGGGTTCAGGTGAGCAGAACGTTTTATGCACGGGGACAAACCGGGCAGCAGCTTCTTTTGGGTGCTTATCAGGCGTTGATGCGACAGGTTGGAAAAGGTAGTGTACAGCTGTATTCAAGACATGAAATGCTTGATCTTGTGATGATCGATGGAAAAGCAAGAGGGATTATCGTCAGAAATCTGGATACGGGAGAAATTGAAAGACATGCTGCACATGCCGTGGTCCTCGCCACCGGAGGTTACGGAAAAATCTATTACCTGTCTACTTTAGCGATGGGATGTAATGGTTCTGCAATCTGGAGAGCTCATAAGAAAGGAGCTTTGATGGCTTCCCCGAGCTGGATTCAGGTGCATCCTACTTCACTGCCGCAATCCGGAGATTATCAGTCTAAATTAACCCTGATGTCAGAATCATTGCGTAATGACGGAAGGATCTGGGTTCCTTCGAAAGAAAATGAGACCCGACAACCTCATGATATTCCTGAAAATGAAAGGGATTATTATCTGGAGCGAAGATATCCTGCTTTTGGAAATCTTGCCCCAAGAGATATTTCTTCCCGGGCCGCTAAAGAAAGAATTGATGCAGGTTATGGAATCGGTCCTTTGAAAAATGCGGTGTATCTTGATTTTTCCAAAGCCATCAGAGAACAGGGAAAAGAAAAGATCCAGGAGAAATACGGAAATTTATTTGATATGTATCTCAAGATTACCGGATACAATGCTTATAATGAACCGATGATGATCTCGCCTTCTGCCCACTTTTCTATGGGAGGTCTTTGGGTAGATTATGAATTAATGACTACTATTCCGGGGCTTTTTGCGCTGGGAGAGGCTAATTTTGCGGATCATGGTGCGAACAGACTGGGAGCTAATTCTCTTCTGCAGGCTTCTGTAGACGGTTATTTTATTGCCCCTTATACCATTGCCAATTATTTAGCGGATGATATCCACACCGGAAAAATTTCTCCTGACGCACCTGAATTTGAAGTTGCTGAAAATGCTGTTAAAAAACAGATTCAGGGTTTTATGGATATCAGAGGAACCAAAACCGTTGACTATTTTCATAAAACATTAGGAAAGCTTTTATATGACTACTGTGGCCTTGCCAGAAATGAAGAAGGTCTGAAATATGCCATCGGGGAAATCAGAAAATTAAAACAGGAATTTTATGCAGATGTACGGGTTTCCGGACAGGGAGATAAGATGAATACGGAGCTGGAAAAAGCAGGCCGTGTTGCCGATTATTTCGAGATCGGGGAACTGATGTGCTATGATGCTTTAACCCGAAATGAATCCTGCGGTGCCCACTTCCGGGAAGAGTTTCAAACCCAGGATGGAGAAGCTCTGAGAAATGATGCTGAATATCAGTTTATCTCAGCATGGGCATGGGCAGGCGAAAACAATGAACCGGAACTGGTAAAGGAACCGCTGATCTTTGAAGAGATACAGCCAACGGTAAGAAGCTACAAATAAAAAACAAAAATTATGGATTTACATCTTAAGATATGGAGACAGAAAGACAGACAGAGTGAAGGAAAACTGGTCAATTATGACCTGAAGGAACTGAATCCCCACATGTCTTTCCTGGAAATGCTGGATACTTTAAATGAAAAACTCATTACTGAAGGTGACGAACCTGTGGAATTTGATCACGATTGCCGGGAGGGAATATGTGGACAGTGCGGCATGATGATCAACGGAATTGCCCACGGACCTTTAAAAAATACAACAACGTGTCAGCTTCACCTGCGTTCTTTCAAAGACGGTGAAAATATTTTAATAGAACCTTTCCGGGCAGGGGCTTTTCCTGTAAAGAAAGACCTTAAAGTAGACCGGTCTGCTTTTGACAGAATTATTTCTTCAGGTGGATTTGTATCGGTAAATACTGGTCAGGCTCCCGATGCCACAGCGATTGCAGTAACCCATCAGACTGCCGAAGAAGCTTTTGATTCTGCAGCTTGTATCGGATGTGGTGCCTGCGTGGCCACTTGTAAAAACGGAAGTGCGGCATTATTCACTTCTGCTAAAATTACGCATATGGTATTACTTCCTCAGGGGAAAGAAGAAAGAAGTCAGCGGGTACTGGATATGGTTTCCCAAATGGATCGTGAGCTGTTCGGGCACTGTTCCAATACGGAAGCCTGCGAAGTGGAATGTCCACAGGGAATTTCTGTTCTGAATATCGCCAGAATGAATTATGAATATGGCAGAGCCTTGTTTTTTAGAAAGAGATAGTTTTTAAGCTGCATCTCGAAAAAGGCAAAAGGGTAAATCTACCTTTTTGCCTTTTTATTTTTTAAGGATTCATAATGGCCACTACCCTTGCCGGAGCTGCAGAACCTCCCACAATTTTCAGAGGAAATACACTGACTTTAAATCCTGAAGGTGGCAGTGCACTGAGATTGGTAAGCTGTTCCATATGCAAATATTCTTTCTCGATTCCTATGCGATGAGCTTCCCAAAAGTATTCAGGGTCATTGAGCTCTTTTGCTTTTTTAGCCATATATTTCAGCGGAAGATCCCATCCCCACTGATCGATTCCCATCACTTTTACCCCTTGATCAATCAGCCATTCTGTTGCTTCTTTGCTCATTCCGGTTCCTTTTTCTACAAAATCCGGTGTTCCCATCATTTTGTCCCGGTCTGTTCTGATTAACACAATATTTCCTTCTTCTATGGTAATCCCGTTTTTATCAAGGTCTTTTTTCAGATCTTCAATGGTGATCGCTACAAAATCTTCTTTGTGGGTACAATCGATGACGATACCATCACCATAGCACCATTCCAGCGGAATCTGATCGATTGTCTTTGCGGGTTTTCCTTCAACTACAGGGCCATAATGCCAGGGAGCATCAATATGGGTTGTTGCATGCAGTCCCATATTTTTTATAGAATCATCAGCCCATCCTGTCCAGTTTTTAGGAAAAAGCCTGAATGGAAGCTTTACTGCCAGACGAATCAGCCAGTGTGATTTTCTGTGTGATTTATGTTTGATCTTAACCCTCATAAACCAAGGATCTCCAGCGTTGTACTGAATTGGTTTGGATAGATCAATGATTTTTGTTTTCATAGAGCAAATATATTGAGAAAGGAGAAACTGATTGATCAATTCCGCTTTGCATTTTCATTAAATTCCCGGTATTGTCATTTTTCTCAGGATCATTTTCGTCATACAGAATCTGAATAGTCCCTTGTTTCGGTACACAGGAAAGATCAAGAAGGTTGACGATTTTTTTGTATCCCGTTATATACTTAGTTTCTTTAAACGTATTAATAAAAAGATTTTTAACAAAAAAATAAGAACATAAAGCCAGACGAGCAAAGAAAAACCGAGATATACAAAGCTTATAGCCGGTGTATTTCTCGGTTCTGTTGTTATTTCCGAAGTCATCATATAGATAAAAACCGGAAACGGTATGCAGAAAAAAGCATATAAAGTGTCCAGAAAATGATCATAAATTTCATAACTGTTATTTTGCGGTGCGAGATAAAGCTATGCTATTATTATTTAATGGACTTCTGCTTATTAAACTTCTTTTTCGAAATAAAGTCTGTAGTATTTCCCTTTGTCATCCTCTCCCATTTCCAGTTTCTGTCTGTCACCGTGGATGTAAATATGGAAGTTTTTGTCCAGCTTGATAATGCTTTTGAAATGACGCTGCGTTTTCTTTACAGCGGCCTCACTGATTGGAAATTCTTCAGCAATATTCACCTGCATATCCTGCTCGTAATCTGTTTTGAAATTTACAAAACTTTCAATTACATGCTGATCTCCCAATACCTCATTGGCAAATTCATCCAGTTTAAATTCTTCTTTTTCTTTGAAGAAATTGATTGATTTATTTAAGAAATCTGCCTGATCCGCTTTTGAAACTTCAAATTCCTGCGGAAGCTGCTTGGTGATATAATCTTTGTAAACCATCAAAGCTTCCTGGGTGTGAAAATATTCATCGTCACGCTGTTTTACTTTCAGGAAATCTTCGAACCAATAGTACATATCTCCGTTTTTGTTGTTATCAACGACAGAAAGTACATATCCGGTCTCTTTATTATTATTGTAGATCAAAGCAGCTTTGTCAATTTTAGAAAGTCCTATTCCCTGGTCTTTTTCAATATCAAAAGTTTCTTCCTGAGGTGAAATTTTCAGGAAAGATTCTCTTTTTTCGGTTTTAAAGATTCCGATTTTGTCCACTTTGTCAGGACGGTCGCTTTCTTCTTCAAAGAGCACAATAAACAGTTCTCCACCCTGAACTCTTGGATTTTCAGCAGCTTCGAAAAGATGTTTTGCGATATTCTCAGATTCCCACAGGAACTTTGCTTTGTCTTCAAAAATCTCGGATACCGAACTGTAAACCGGATTATTGACCAAATACGTGTCACTGTAAAAATTGAAAGTCTCTTCTGATTTAAAAGATCCCATAAAGTAATCTTCCAGCAGTTCTGCCATTCCTTCTTCCAGCTTCAGCTCTTCCTGAGACAGCGTTAAAGATTCTCCGTTGATTTTATTTCCTACTCTGTGTACTACTATTTTTGAAAACATTTTTTTGATCTTTTTTGAAGCCACAAATATAGTTTTAAACTTCAAAGACAACAAGAAACAAATAAATCTATTTGAGGTTTGGATATAATCAGTATTTTAGTTTTTAATCAAAATCCATTAAAAAAACTTAGATGAAAAATTTATTATCAACCCTTTTATTGATCATTTCCTTTACTTTCATGCATTCTCAGACCACCAACATTTACATCGTAAGACATGCAGAAAAGGATATTTCTGATATCAACAACAAAAACCCCAACCTCAGCGAAGCTGGAAAACAGAGGGCTAAGAAACTCCTGAAAGATTTACAAAAGGTAAAATTTTCGGCCGCATACTCTACTCCTTTCAATAGAACTCAGCAGACTTTGCAACCTCTTGCAGAATTTAACAAAATTGAAATCACCAGTTACAATCCCTCTGATAATAAAAAGCTGGTTGAGGAAATTCGCAGTACATATTCCGGTAAAAATGTAATTATCGCAGGCCATTCTAATACAATCCTCAACATTCTGGAAGCCTTTGGAGCCCCAAAACCTTTTGAAACTATTTCTGAGGATGATTATTCCAACCTGTTCCATATCATTATCAAAAAGCATAAAGTGAAGCTCAGTTCATCAAAATATTAGAAAACAGACCTCATCTGCATCCTCAAGAAAAAACTTGAGGATTTTTTATGTCTTTTCATTCTGATAAAAACCTTATCATTTTGACAGGCTTTTTTGTTTTAAAACTTTAATTAAAAACTAAACAAATAATTGATTTTCAAATCATTAAATAAATAAAATAATTAAAGGAACATCATTTGGCATCTTCTCTTCAAAACATACACAATGGACTTGAAGACCTTAAACCGCATTGACAAGTTAAGAAGATTAAAAAGCAGAGGCCCGAAAACACCAAAGTGGCTAAAGCCCTATCACCTGCTTTTCATAGCTTTTCTGACCGTTTTCATCTTTGGAGCCTTCATCAAACTTTTAGAACAAAATCATTAATCATATGAACTATTCACAAGCCGTTCAGGAAATCACAGAGATTATTCCTGATTTTGAAAATGAACTGACAAATACTGCCCCTCAGAATTCTTACAGTGTGATCCGCAAGTTCACAGAACGTATTAAAAGTATGATCCGACAGAATGACAGAAATATTTTATTTAAAAGTCTTCAGAAAATGGATAAAATCTACACAGACGGAGATACTGCTTTAAAAAATGCTGTAGAGGGAATTTTCATTTATTCTCTGGACAATTTTACAGCTTTTTGTACCGGTGAATACAGAAAAGTGATTTTTAGTCACATTTCCAAAGAGCTGCAACAGACGTATTCGAGACAGATTTACAATCATGGTATATAAATTTTTGTTACATTTTTCATCTGTTTCATTACAAAAGCGCATGTTGCTTCAAATTTAAAACCACTCATATTCAATACATTATGAAAAATAAAATCAGAAGAATATCTGACTGGAAAACGTGGAAAACCACGACCAGCAGGCACAATACAGAGTTATTGCTTACTCACATCGCTGTGATTATAGGTGTTTTTATTTTTGCTGCTTTCCTGTAAATTTTGGTACACATTTCGCTGCAAGATAAATACTGAAAAATATTAGTTATGATGAAAGTACAAATGCAAACTATTAATCCAAAAATAGCTGTTGAATACTTAAAATTTTTCTACGCACCACTTCGAAAGGAAATTATACAGTTATCTGTGCAGGAAAACTTTGCCGGGGTCATCCAGGCTACGATCAACTATCTAAAGGATATGCTGCAGGAATCGAAGATTTATATTATAGCCCACCACATCAAACTGATGGAGTGGATCTACAGAAACGGGGATTCTTATGTGAGAACCGTCATCGAAAATCTGTTTGTAAGATCACTGGAAAGTTTTAAAAAGCATACCAAGATCCAGCATTGGAAGCTTCTTTACCAGAACATGCCTGTCGGTTTTCAACTCATTTATGATGAACAGCAGAAACAGGACGAGATCTTTTTCGGAAAATAAGAAATAATTTAATTTGTAAATAGGCTCTTCAGGCATCTTTGTCGGGAGAGCTTTTTAG includes:
- a CDS encoding fumarate reductase/succinate dehydrogenase flavoprotein subunit gives rise to the protein MILDSKIPKGPLEQKWDNYKKKAKLVNPANRKKLDVIVVGTGLAGSSIAASLGEMGYHVKSFCFQDSPRRAHSVAAQGGVNAAKNYKNDGDSVYRMFVDTLKGGDFRAREANVYRMAECSLNLIDQAVAQGVPFGREYGGYLNNRSFGGVQVSRTFYARGQTGQQLLLGAYQALMRQVGKGSVQLYSRHEMLDLVMIDGKARGIIVRNLDTGEIERHAAHAVVLATGGYGKIYYLSTLAMGCNGSAIWRAHKKGALMASPSWIQVHPTSLPQSGDYQSKLTLMSESLRNDGRIWVPSKENETRQPHDIPENERDYYLERRYPAFGNLAPRDISSRAAKERIDAGYGIGPLKNAVYLDFSKAIREQGKEKIQEKYGNLFDMYLKITGYNAYNEPMMISPSAHFSMGGLWVDYELMTTIPGLFALGEANFADHGANRLGANSLLQASVDGYFIAPYTIANYLADDIHTGKISPDAPEFEVAENAVKKQIQGFMDIRGTKTVDYFHKTLGKLLYDYCGLARNEEGLKYAIGEIRKLKQEFYADVRVSGQGDKMNTELEKAGRVADYFEIGELMCYDALTRNESCGAHFREEFQTQDGEALRNDAEYQFISAWAWAGENNEPELVKEPLIFEEIQPTVRSYK
- a CDS encoding anion permease encodes the protein MKEINIRNIAITFAVALIIWFIPAPEGVAGNAWHLFAIFAATILGIILKAAPMGTMCMMAIAFTALTQVVAPGDAGKSITKALSGFGDKVIWLIGISFFIARGFIKTGLGNRIAFLFIRIFGKSSLGLAYGLGLADVCLAPAIPSNTARGGGIIYPIMKSMAISFDSVPEKPETHRKLGSFLTLNSYYMNLIASSMFLTGTASNPMCQKFAANLGINITWMSWAAAGFVPGLVAFFVVPLVLYKLYPPELKKTGDAPKMAAQKLKEMGPISRNEWLMLLAFFILLALWIFGGTLSIDATTTAFIGLTMLLLTSVLTWEDIKGEKGAWDTIVWFAVLVMMASSLNELGFIGWFSDLIKVKIGGLSWQVAFPVIIVVYFFSHYIFASATAHVAAMYAALLGVGVSLGIPPMLLAMMLGFLGSIYGVLTHYGHGPAPVFYGSGYVELKAWWLRGLEIGIVLLIIYMVVGGLWMKVLGYY
- a CDS encoding linear amide C-N hydrolase, whose amino-acid sequence is MKKFPLIILTFILTSGIGSWYEACTRIVYKGPDNTVITARSMDWRDEIPANLWVFPKGIQRNGQVGPLSVQWTSQYGSIISSSWDIASSDGMNEKGLVANMLWLGESKYPEFNPKGKQKGLAISMWAQYFLDNFATVKEAVDHLKTDPFIIVSDYIPGTDKFTTIHLSLSDASGDNAVFEYIEGKLVIHHDPKYTVMTNSPIFEEQLALNKYWQGIPGTIMLPGTNRAADRFVRASYYINAIPQTSDTRTAVASVFSVIRNCSVPYGITSETEPNISSTRWRSISDQKNLVYYFETVFTPNTFWVSLKDFDLSPKAKIMKLDLSNFQTYNGKANKDFKESKPFKFLGL
- a CDS encoding porin is translated as MTFFLPKKRSLIFCALLAGFSASAQIPDSLQQNKQEEDNVKYPVLQIKGLFQARYLVGMTKDVDVNGMHHADGSGTGNNFMLKYMRVQVRAQISKRTEVVALANLADFKNDPKSRVLENAYLKYTFNPKLAFTVGQFRPWFGIEETYPIDIIKSLDWSNQYTEFGKLGWTSFQIGISATGQLQLGNIPFQYAVSVVNGNGKNQINDNDNGKQYSTRMVFGLSKKYNFNVGLNGGIGDVLSKKVYAVGIDLSSMIQFDPKWSLDMQLEAKQATNHVLYNTMDPELRPSNPDQYLIRGAYFLPNVRYEINHKNLSAFELSCRYEYLDTNFRLNSNPRQTITPMFGLEFLKNYGARIQLGVQFDRYKHQVDNTSQYNNNLFIVQVQSRF
- a CDS encoding succinate dehydrogenase cytochrome b subunit, with product MLSTLSRKMLMCLTGLFLSFFLLIHFLGNLQLFLPPEQAHLQFNAYSHFLSGNILIKMVSYVLYASIILHALDGLIITLKNKKSGGDYQSERRGRASTWASRNMGILGTLILIFLVIHFQNFWYVYKFGTPPLDENGNKDLYILVVTVFKEWWYVIMYVLSMGALCYHLIHGIHSAARTLGLYHPKFVKWFKTAGIAYSVIISLGFALMPVYVFFTAN
- a CDS encoding succinate dehydrogenase/fumarate reductase iron-sulfur subunit, with amino-acid sequence MDLHLKIWRQKDRQSEGKLVNYDLKELNPHMSFLEMLDTLNEKLITEGDEPVEFDHDCREGICGQCGMMINGIAHGPLKNTTTCQLHLRSFKDGENILIEPFRAGAFPVKKDLKVDRSAFDRIISSGGFVSVNTGQAPDATAIAVTHQTAEEAFDSAACIGCGACVATCKNGSAALFTSAKITHMVLLPQGKEERSQRVLDMVSQMDRELFGHCSNTEACEVECPQGISVLNIARMNYEYGRALFFRKR
- a CDS encoding cyclase family protein, coding for MKTKIIDLSKPIQYNAGDPWFMRVKIKHKSHRKSHWLIRLAVKLPFRLFPKNWTGWADDSIKNMGLHATTHIDAPWHYGPVVEGKPAKTIDQIPLEWCYGDGIVIDCTHKEDFVAITIEDLKKDLDKNGITIEEGNIVLIRTDRDKMMGTPDFVEKGTGMSKEATEWLIDQGVKVMGIDQWGWDLPLKYMAKKAKELNDPEYFWEAHRIGIEKEYLHMEQLTNLSALPPSGFKVSVFPLKIVGGSAAPARVVAIMNP